The following are from one region of the Littorina saxatilis isolate snail1 linkage group LG4, US_GU_Lsax_2.0, whole genome shotgun sequence genome:
- the LOC138965585 gene encoding uncharacterized protein, whose translation MANRLGTLKHCVLLMLVAAGILLIYDGRYGFSATLSMPWYSSSNTSLQAGQCHDVLHTMTKGIWKQKRMTSEEVQKMSHFHKRVREEEHHLPKGVQRTDKQCGNISISVKNKWIRALCDSEGNTPCCYENHCVNKLPAECACSNCFDLRIPVHAEYSDWLPVDPVCKPQNWSVEDICRLLEPSTLYFIGDSFIRHVYTALLLAARGNDVTGAFASKMPQELRSRCSNEKQTSHSGIYMFTEKVCRLWLDQNTRVCNGTVTLRLRYLYSGTMNTSIHKTVLSLQNKTRSLVFLGVGFHDKLNVDIVTKRLLKPLLTAMKSKRLQWPRLVWAPVHQFGMMRTSQTAVDVNMAREFNRRVEEFLTPWGVPVFNTFTLTDNVTSFDGQHYGFGVNRMKVRILLHYLQELKSLGRW comes from the exons ATGGCCAACAGATTAGGAACGCTGAAGCATTGTGTTTTGCTGATGCTTGTAGCCGCTGGAATTCTGCTCATCTACGACGGGCGTTATGGGTTCAGTGCAACATTGTCTATGCCTTGGTATTCGTCATCCAACACGTCATTACAAGCGGGACAATGTCATGACGTACTGCACACCATGACTAAAGGGATTTGGAAACAAAAAAGAATGACATCAGAGGAAGTGCAAAAGATGAGCCACTTTCACAAAAGG GTGAGAGAGGAGGAACACCATCTTCCCAAAGGCGTACagcggacagacaaacaatgtGGCAACATCAGTATCAGCGTAAAAAACAAGTGGATCCGAGCCTTGTGCGATTCTGAGGGTAATACGCCGTGTTGCTATGAAAACCACTGCGTCAACAAGCTCCCGGCGGAGTGCGCATGCTCCAATTGCTTCGACTTGCGCATTCCCGTCCACGCGGAGTATTCTGATTGGTTGCCCGTGGACCCTGTGTGTAAACCCCAGAACTGGTCGGTGGAGGATATTTGTCGTCTGCTGGAGCCGTCTACCTTATATTTTATCGGAGATTCCTTCATCAGACATGTCTACACGGCATTACTGTTGGCGGCTAGGGGTAATGACGTCACTGGAGCTTTCGCCTCCAAAATGCCGCAGG AACTACGATCCAGGTGCTCG aacgagaagcagacgtcacaCTCGGGTATCTACATGTTCACGGAAAAAGTGTGTCGACTGTGGTTGGATCAGAATACTCGGGTCTGCAACGGCACCGTTACCCTACGTCTGCGATATCTGTATTCAG GCACTATGAACACATCCATCCACAAGACGGTGTTGTCCTTGCAGAACAAGACTCGCAGCCTGGTTTTTCTCGGGGTAGGTTTTCACGACAAGCTCAACGTGGATATTGTCACCAAGCGTCTCCTCAAGCCCCTGCTGACCGCTATGAAGTCCAAGCGTCTGCAGTGGCCCAGGCTTGTGTGGGCCCCGGTGCACCAGTTCGGCATGATGCGGACTTCACAGACTGCTGTCGACGTCAACATGGCCAGGGAGTTCAACAGACGTGTAGAGGAGTTCCTGACTCCCTGGGGAGTGCCTGTGTTTAACACTTTCACCTTGACGGACAACGTGACCAGCTTCGACGGACAGCATTACGGCTTTGGTGTCAACCGCATGAAAGTCAGGATACTGTTGCATTACCTGCAAGAGCTGAAGTCACTAGGGCGGTGGTAG